One Ahaetulla prasina isolate Xishuangbanna chromosome 1, ASM2864084v1, whole genome shotgun sequence DNA window includes the following coding sequences:
- the NEK2 gene encoding serine/threonine-protein kinase Nek2, translating into MPSRPEDYEVLFTIGAGSYGRCQKVRRKADGKVLVWKELDYGSMTESEKQMLVSEVNLLRELKHPNIVHYYDRIIDRTNTTLYIVMEYCEGGDLATLIAKCTKERHYLDEAFVLRVLTQLTLALKECHRRSDGGHTVLHRDLKPANIFLDGKKNVKLGDFGLARILHHDTSFAKTFVGTPYYMSPEQINRMSYNEKSDIWSLGCLLYELCALSPPFTAFNQKELAEKIREGKFRRIPYRYSEQLNELITKMLNLKDYCRPSVEEILQNLLIVDLVSEEQVRILERKGRRSDQDKVERVSGTPNNELKLKEQQLQEKEKAIKEREHRLEQRERELCVRERLAEDKLSRAENLMKNYNLFKDHRFFLPATCPDEMLPVHTARKKKVQFGDESKENVQDEENVESFSQSREKNCNLKKRLYAANLRAQALCELEKHYQLKSRQLLGMR; encoded by the exons GTTTTAGTCTGGAAAGAGCTGGACTATGGATCTATGACAGAATCTGAAAAACAAATGCTTGTTTCTGAAGTGAACTTACTCCGTGAACTGAAACATCCAAATATTGTTCATTATTATGATCGTATAATTGACAGGACAAATACAACGCTTTATATTGTGATGGAATATTGTGAAGGTGGAGACTTGGCTACGCTGATTGCAAAATGTACAAAAGAAAG ACATTATCTGGATGAAGCCTTTGTTCTTCGAGTCCTTACTCAATTGACTTTGGCCCTGAAAGAGTGTCACAGGCGGAGTGATGGTGGTCACACTGTGCTTCACCGAGACTTGAAGCCAGCAAATATTTTCCTTGATGGCAAGAAAAATGTGAAGCTTGGTGACTTTGGCCTGGCTAGAATACTTCATCATGATACCAGTTTTGCAAAAACATTTGTTGGTACACCATATTATATGTCTCCA GAACAAATAAATCGCATGTCCTATAATGAAAAATCTGATATCTGGTCTCTAGGCTGTTTGCTATATGAGTTATGTGCACTGTC ACCTCCATTTACAGCTTTTAATCAGAAAGAGCTAGCAGAAAAGATAAGGGAAGGAAAGTTCAGACGAATCCCATACCGTTATTCGGAACAACTGAATGAACTCATCACAAAGATGTTAAACCTGAAG GATTATTGCCGGCCTTCAGTTGAAGAAATTCTACAGAATCTGTTGATAGTCGATTTGGTATCTGAGGAGCAAGTGAGAATTTTGGAGAGGAAAGGGCGACGATCAGACCAGGATAAAGTAGAAAGAGTTTCAGGAACGCCAAATAATGAATTAAAACTGAAAGAACAACAGCTGCAAGAGAAGGAGAAAGCTATAAAGGAAAGGGAACATAGACTAGAAC aGAGAGAACGAGAATTGTGTGTTCGGGAGAGATTAGCAGAGGACAAATTGTCTAG GGCTGAGAATTTGATGAAGAATTACAACTTATTCAAGGACCATAGATTCTTCCTGCCAGCAACTTGCCCAG atGAAATGTTACCTGTCCATacagcaagaaaaaagaaagtccagtttggtgATGAAAGTAAAGAAAATGTTCAAGATGAGGAAAACGTGGAAAGCTTTTCCCAatcaagagaaaaaaattgcaaccTGAAGAAGCGTCTTTATGCCGCAAATCTGCGCGCTCAAGCCCTGTGTGAACTGGAGAAACACTATCAGTTGAAAAGCCGTCAGCTACTGGGAATGCGTTGA